The Desulfobulbaceae bacterium DB1 genome contains a region encoding:
- a CDS encoding molybdopterin-guanine dinucleotide biosynthesis protein B produces the protein MPKIVTFIGWHDSGKTTLATQVISHLKEAGYRVAVIKSSKETGVSFDAPGTDTGKHRQAGADSVLFVAPDQMVLMTANSNLALTTLAHRYFADADIVIGEGFKQADRVAKIEVARNHDQLLRDTVTGVIAVVTDQDIAGDSVFRPHQSREIAAFIEKRFLRNGRNGAEEVSLLVNGSRIPLKNFVQRSLAGTVAGFVKSLKLTENAREIEIRIKLNDSDGDNCPQR, from the coding sequence ATGCCCAAGATCGTCACCTTTATCGGCTGGCACGACAGCGGCAAGACCACCCTTGCCACCCAGGTGATCAGCCACCTGAAAGAAGCCGGCTACCGGGTTGCCGTCATCAAATCGAGCAAGGAAACGGGCGTCAGTTTTGACGCGCCCGGCACCGACACCGGCAAACACCGCCAGGCCGGCGCCGACTCCGTTCTCTTTGTCGCCCCGGACCAGATGGTTCTGATGACCGCAAACAGCAATCTTGCGCTGACCACCCTGGCCCACCGCTACTTCGCCGATGCCGACATCGTCATCGGCGAAGGGTTCAAGCAGGCCGACCGTGTCGCCAAGATCGAGGTTGCCCGCAACCATGACCAGCTGCTGCGGGACACGGTGACCGGCGTCATTGCCGTGGTCACTGATCAGGACATTGCCGGGGACTCCGTCTTTCGTCCCCATCAAAGCCGGGAGATCGCCGCTTTCATTGAAAAACGTTTCCTGCGAAACGGCCGTAACGGCGCCGAAGAGGTGTCCCTGCTGGTCAACGGCAGCAGAATCCCCCTGAAAAATTTTGTCCAGAGATCCCTGGCCGGCACGGTGGCAGGTTTTGTCAAATCACTCAAGTTGACCGAAAACGCGCGGGAAATAGAAATCCGCATCAAGCTGAACGATTCCGACGGCGACAACTGCCCGCAAAGATGA